Part of the Bacillus andreraoultii genome is shown below.
CATTTAAAAACAAGGTATAGTATGTATAATAGATGGTTTTATACAACATCTTGTATGTCGAGGCGCTTAAAAATTATAAAGAAAAAGAAAAGTGAGCGAAAAGATAGGGTGGGGGTTAGGGTGAACATTTCCTATTCTGAGTTAATGATGATGAAAATTGAAGAAAAAAGAAAAGAATTAGTTCTTAGCGTCCAAACTGAAGGATTCTTATCTAGCAATGCCATTTTAAAAAGCCAAGAATTAGACCAACTTATTTTTGAATACCAACAAAATCGTTTATACAAGCATTAAAACTAGAAATTGTAAATAGTATATAAAAGTACAATCAAGACTGTTGAGAGACAGTCTTTTATTTTTGTGGACTTCCTCCATACAAATGAGACGTTTACGGATAATTTTCCCTGTACGGGGGTAAGCTATTCAAAAGCACAGATACGTATGATAGTCCATTGTAAAAGATCGGGGGATAGTCATGATTCTTCAAAGTTTCCTCATTTCTATACTAACCTCATCTCTATTTACTCCTATGATTATAAAACTAGCGAAGAAATCTGGTATTGTAGATATACCTAATTACCGGAAAGTTCATAAAGTCCCAACCCCACTATTAGGAGGACTCGCCATTTATTTTAGTTTTCTAGTAGGGGTTTGGTTCGTCAAGCCATCTCATCCTGCCCATGTATCCATTTTAATTGGGAGTATGATTATTATTATTATAGGCATATTAGATGATCGTTATGAATTGTCTCCAAAGGTTAAGTTTTTTGGACAAATATTAGCAGCGGCAGTTGTTATTTTTTATGGGAATTTATTTGTTCATTTTATTAATTTACCTTTTAACGGGAGTTTACAATTAGGGTGGTTGACGGTTCCTATTACATTTCTATGGATTGTGGGGGTAACAAATGCCATTAATTTAATTGATGGATTAGATGGATTAAGTGCCGGTGTGACCGGAATTGCAATGATTGCTATGGCAGGGATGGCTTACTTTATGGGAGATTTGTATGTATTACCAATGGCTGTTATTTTAATCGGAGCAATTATCGGGTTTTTACCATATAATTTTTATCCAGCAAAAATTTTTATGGGGGATACAGGTGCATTATTTCTCGGGTTTATGATTAGTATATTATCTT
Proteins encoded:
- a CDS encoding glycosyltransferase family 4 protein; the protein is MILQSFLISILTSSLFTPMIIKLAKKSGIVDIPNYRKVHKVPTPLLGGLAIYFSFLVGVWFVKPSHPAHVSILIGSMIIIIIGILDDRYELSPKVKFFGQILAAAVVIFYGNLFVHFINLPFNGSLQLGWLTVPITFLWIVGVTNAINLIDGLDGLSAGVTGIAMIAMAGMAYFMGDLYVLPMAVILIGAIIGFLPYNFYPAKIFMGDTGALFLGFMISILSLLGFKNITFITFIVPLLILGVPISDTVFAIIRRLVNRKPISRADKSHLHHRLLELGFSHRQAVLLIYCLSAMFAMFAFVFSMTTIWGSFFLLCIIILALELLIEKLGLINKNYKPILRVLEYWRMQRSRKGIQPREKS
- a CDS encoding aspartyl-phosphate phosphatase Spo0E family protein, with product MNISYSELMMMKIEEKRKELVLSVQTEGFLSSNAILKSQELDQLIFEYQQNRLYKH